A single Altererythrobacter sp. BO-6 DNA region contains:
- a CDS encoding AMP nucleosidase translates to MQTFSQIFEEITRIYDTAVATLRADVLEYARSGATPPERKRNDGSYAYPELRIHYAGEGAPADRSRAFGRLEQTGTYATTITRPALFAGYLQDQLEMIMRDYDVQIEVGQSRQEIPFPYVLDGEAGALMAGIAPQELAKHFPATDLALIGDELADGSDLTPHLPMPLSLFDGLRTDYSLARLAHYTGTRAEDFQDFILFTNYHRYVDEFVDWAARQVGSDGYLSLTGAGGLDITSNTPNGRDQLSDTAWRKHQMPAYHLTRADKSGITLVNIGVGPSNAKTICDHLAVLRPHTWLMIGHCGGLRSTQRIGDFVLAHAYLRDDNVLDSVLPPEIPIPPIAEVQQALAGAAEEVSGTQGANLKQRMRTGTVVTTDDRNWELLYSRSAKRFSQSRAIAIDMESATIAAQGYRFRVPYGTLLCVSDKPLHGEIKLPGQANQFYEEAIAAHLQMGIQACKRLRAEGDRLHSRKLRAFNEPPFR, encoded by the coding sequence ATGCAGACCTTTTCCCAAATTTTCGAAGAAATCACCCGCATCTATGACACTGCGGTGGCTACGTTGCGCGCAGATGTGCTGGAGTATGCACGTTCCGGCGCAACCCCGCCCGAACGCAAGCGCAACGACGGCAGCTATGCGTACCCCGAGCTGCGCATTCATTATGCGGGCGAAGGCGCTCCGGCTGACCGTTCGCGCGCCTTCGGCCGGCTTGAACAGACTGGCACATACGCCACGACCATCACCCGCCCTGCCCTGTTTGCGGGATATCTGCAGGATCAGCTCGAAATGATCATGCGCGATTATGATGTGCAGATCGAAGTCGGGCAGTCGCGGCAGGAAATCCCGTTCCCCTATGTGCTCGACGGGGAAGCCGGGGCACTGATGGCTGGCATCGCGCCGCAGGAACTGGCCAAGCATTTCCCGGCAACCGACCTGGCGCTGATCGGCGACGAGCTGGCCGATGGCAGCGACCTGACGCCGCACCTGCCCATGCCCCTGTCGCTGTTCGATGGATTGCGGACCGATTACTCCCTCGCCCGTCTGGCGCATTACACCGGTACCCGGGCCGAAGATTTCCAGGACTTCATCCTGTTCACGAACTATCACCGCTATGTCGATGAATTCGTTGATTGGGCGGCACGCCAGGTTGGTAGCGACGGCTATCTCTCGTTGACTGGCGCCGGCGGACTCGACATCACTTCGAATACGCCAAATGGCCGGGACCAGCTGTCGGACACCGCATGGCGCAAGCACCAGATGCCCGCCTATCACCTGACCCGCGCCGACAAGAGCGGCATCACGCTGGTGAATATCGGTGTTGGCCCCTCCAACGCAAAGACGATTTGCGATCACCTGGCTGTCTTGCGCCCCCACACCTGGCTGATGATCGGGCACTGCGGCGGCTTGCGTTCAACCCAGAGAATTGGCGATTTCGTGCTCGCCCATGCCTATCTGCGTGACGACAATGTATTGGACAGCGTCTTGCCGCCGGAAATCCCGATCCCGCCGATCGCCGAAGTCCAGCAGGCACTTGCTGGCGCGGCCGAGGAAGTTTCGGGCACGCAGGGCGCCAACCTCAAGCAGAGGATGCGCACCGGAACCGTTGTCACGACCGACGACCGTAACTGGGAGCTGCTCTATTCACGCAGCGCCAAGCGGTTCTCGCAAAGCCGCGCGATCGCGATCGATATGGAAAGCGCGACCATCGCGGCGCAGGGTTATCGCTTCCGCGTGCCCTATGGCACGCTGCTGTGCGTCAGCGACAAGCCGCTGCATGGCGAAATCAAGCTGCCCGGCCAGGCCAACCAGTTCTACGAGGAAGCGATCGCCGCGCACCTTCAGATGGGAATCCAGGCCTGCAAGCGGCTGCGCGCCGAAGGTGACCGGTTGCACAGCCGCAAGCTTCGCGCGTTCAACGAACCCCCGTTCCGTTAA
- a CDS encoding serine hydrolase domain-containing protein, with translation MKFKAAAGAALAWSAFAPVVVQAESGSIEDVASQIDAIFAQAKEEAHVPALVYGVVKDGEFVLFKAMGDRDIGTPQIEPIDGDTRFRIASMSKAFTAAAILKLRDDGRLSLSDPAVKHVPELANWQKPTGDAPDITVGDLLHHTGGLVEDNPWGDRQQDLSEAAFSQMIAGGMDFATTPGTRYEYSNYGFALLGRIVSNVSGKPYQDYIREEIMLPLGMTSTGYDVLASPPETRAIGYRWENGGYRREPDMPDGAFGAMGGVETTANDYAKWMAFLLSAWPASDAPEAGPLRRSSVREMVKWVAMRQGYDRPANLGPPCRVGQGYGMGLVVYDDCQLGRVVQHNGGYPGYGSTMQFMPEAGMGMFSFNARTYFSNSGGVRQALHLLRNAGLAPDRAIEVSAGLASAYGFARSAWEKGDPEAAPLAVNVALDRDIADRRAELAALKREVGSCDTSAAISPISAMEGTFEWSCERGTVSGRVQRAPITAIELQVLDFRRKPE, from the coding sequence ATGAAATTCAAAGCTGCAGCCGGTGCCGCGCTGGCGTGGTCGGCATTTGCTCCGGTAGTGGTGCAGGCGGAAAGCGGCTCGATCGAGGATGTCGCGTCGCAAATTGACGCGATATTCGCCCAGGCCAAGGAGGAGGCGCACGTTCCTGCCCTGGTCTATGGCGTGGTCAAGGATGGCGAATTCGTGTTGTTCAAGGCGATGGGGGATCGCGATATCGGCACGCCCCAGATCGAGCCCATCGATGGCGATACTCGCTTCCGCATTGCGTCCATGTCGAAGGCTTTTACTGCGGCGGCGATCCTGAAGCTGCGCGACGACGGCAGGCTTTCGCTCAGCGATCCGGCGGTCAAGCATGTGCCCGAACTCGCCAATTGGCAGAAGCCTACCGGCGATGCGCCGGATATCACGGTGGGCGACCTGCTCCACCACACCGGCGGGCTGGTCGAGGATAACCCATGGGGTGACCGGCAGCAGGACCTGTCCGAAGCCGCTTTTAGCCAGATGATCGCGGGCGGCATGGATTTCGCGACAACGCCGGGAACACGCTACGAATACTCGAACTATGGCTTCGCGCTGTTGGGGCGGATCGTCAGCAATGTCTCCGGCAAACCCTATCAGGATTATATCCGCGAAGAGATCATGCTGCCGCTGGGGATGACCAGCACCGGCTATGACGTACTCGCCAGCCCGCCCGAGACGCGCGCGATCGGCTATCGCTGGGAGAACGGCGGTTATCGCCGCGAACCGGACATGCCCGATGGTGCGTTCGGGGCGATGGGCGGGGTCGAGACTACGGCGAACGACTATGCCAAATGGATGGCCTTCCTGCTGTCGGCCTGGCCAGCCTCTGATGCACCCGAGGCCGGGCCGCTGCGCCGCTCGTCAGTGCGCGAAATGGTCAAATGGGTGGCCATGCGCCAAGGCTATGACCGCCCCGCAAACCTCGGGCCGCCGTGCCGCGTCGGGCAGGGCTATGGCATGGGGCTGGTGGTCTATGACGATTGCCAGCTCGGCCGCGTGGTCCAGCACAATGGTGGCTATCCCGGCTATGGTTCGACCATGCAGTTTATGCCCGAGGCAGGGATGGGCATGTTTTCGTTCAACGCGCGAACCTATTTCAGCAATTCGGGCGGGGTGCGGCAGGCACTGCACCTGCTCCGTAACGCGGGGCTTGCGCCCGATCGCGCGATCGAGGTTTCAGCCGGACTAGCCTCCGCCTATGGCTTCGCCCGCAGTGCCTGGGAAAAGGGCGATCCGGAAGCCGCGCCATTGGCGGTGAATGTCGCGCTTGACCGCGACATTGCGGATCGCCGCGCAGAGCTCGCCGCGCTCAAGCGCGAAGTTGGCAGTTGCGACACCTCTGCAGCGATCAGCCCGATCTCAGCCATGGAGGGCACTTTCGAGTGGTCCTGCGAGCGAGGCACCGTCTCAGGGCGTGTGCAGCGCGCGCCGATCACTGCTATCGAATTGCAGGTGCTCGATTTCAGGCGCAAGCCCGAATGA